The following are encoded together in the Luteitalea sp. genome:
- a CDS encoding DUF2442 domain-containing protein, with protein MPPIETTQPHSPAGVAPPPRSAAPWRIVSVRPDEDFRLHVVFVDGTAGDVQLRAFIESPAIDGTLFEPLRDPACFRQVRIELGAVTWPNGADLAPDAMYDAIRASGHWVLPA; from the coding sequence ATGCCGCCAATTGAAACCACCCAACCCCATTCCCCCGCTGGAGTAGCGCCGCCCCCTCGGTCAGCTGCACCTTGGCGGATCGTTTCCGTGCGCCCGGACGAGGACTTCCGCCTGCACGTGGTCTTCGTCGACGGGACGGCCGGAGACGTACAGCTTCGTGCGTTCATCGAGAGCCCAGCTATCGACGGGACACTTTTCGAGCCGCTGCGCGACCCAGCCTGTTTCCGACAGGTGCGCATCGAGTTGGGCGCCGTGACCTGGCCTAACGGCGCGGACCTGGCCCCGGATGCCATGTACGACGCGATTCGTGCCAGCGGGCATT
- a CDS encoding DUF4160 domain-containing protein has protein sequence MPTISVFFGIVVQMFWREHGPPHFHATYGEYEAIIDIRELRVMRGHLPRRALALVLEWAVTNRDSLMEDWELCRQLKPPNPIPPLE, from the coding sequence ATGCCGACGATCAGCGTGTTCTTTGGCATCGTCGTGCAGATGTTCTGGCGAGAACACGGGCCGCCGCACTTCCATGCGACGTACGGCGAATACGAGGCCATCATCGACATTCGAGAGCTTCGCGTCATGCGAGGACATCTCCCGCGCCGCGCCCTGGCGCTGGTGCTCGAATGGGCTGTGACGAACCGGGATTCGTTGATGGAGGATTGGGAGCTATGCCGCCAATTGAAACCACCCAACCCCATTCCCCCGCTGGAGTAG